In Oryza glaberrima chromosome 8, OglaRS2, whole genome shotgun sequence, the following are encoded in one genomic region:
- the LOC127783392 gene encoding extracellular ribonuclease LE-like, with product MAAAARATARVGLALLLAVVGVGAQDYDFFFLVLQWPGSYCDTKQSCCYPRSGKPAADFGIHGLWPNRDDGSYPQNCDPDSEFDPSKVSDLLGSMRSEWPTLACPSNDGIRFWAHEWEKHGTCAAAALGDEHGYFEAALRLRSRLPVLAALRDGGVSPDGGYYTLSQIKGAIQRGVGAEPFVECNRDESGNSQLYQLYFCVDAAGERFVDCPVSPGGRPCGNRIEFPAF from the exons atggcggcggcggcgagggcaacGGCGCGGGTCGGGCTTGCGCTGCTGCTCGCGGTGGTGGGCGTCGGCGCGCAGGACTACGACTTCTTCTTCCTGGTGCTGCAGTGGCCCGGGTCGTACTGCGACACGAAGCAGAGCTGCTGCTACCCGCGCTCCGGCAAGCCGGCGGCCGACTTCGGCATCCACGGCCTCTGGCCCAACCGCGACGACGGCAGCTACCCGCAGAACTGCGACCCTGACAGCGAGTTCGACCCCTCCAAG GTGAGCGACCTGCTGGGGAGCATGCGCTCGGAGTGGCCGACGCTGGCGTGCCCGAGCAACGACGGCATCCGCTTCTGGGCGCACGAGTGGGAGAAGCACGGCacctgcgccgcggcggcgctcggcgacgAGCACGGCTACTTCGAGGCGGCGCTCCGCCTCCGGTCGCGGCTGCCCGTGCTCGCCGCgctgcgcgacggcggcgtgtcgCCCGACGGCGGCTACTACACGCTGTCCCAGATCAAGGGCGCCATCcagcgcggcgtcggcgccgagccGTTCGTGGAGTGCAACCGCGACGAGTCCGGCAACAGCCAGCTGTACCAGCTCTACTTCTGcgtggacgccgccggcgagcgcttCGTCGACTGCCCCGTCTCCCCCGGCGGCCGCCCCTGCGGCAACCGGATCGAGTTCCCGGCGTTCTAG
- the LOC127782772 gene encoding malate dehydrogenase, chloroplastic gives MASAVTISSVGAQAGLISKPRNHGFTSYSGLKAASSVSFESESSFLGRNASLRASVAPRIVPKAKSGSQISPEASYKVAVLGAAGGIGQPLGLLIKMSPLVSALHLYDIANVKGVAADLSHCNTPSQVLDFTGPSELANCLKGVDVVVIPAGVPRKPGMTRDDLFNINASIVKSLVEAVADNCPEAFIHIISNPVNSTVPIAAEVLKQKGVYNPKKLFGVTTLDVVRANTFVAQKKNLKLIDVDVPVVGGHAGITILPLLSKTRPSVTFTDEETEQLTKRIQNAGTEVVEAKAGAGSATLSMAYAAARFVESSLRALAGDPDVYECTFVQSELTELPFFASRVKLGKNGVESIISADLEGVTEYEAKALEALKSELKASIEKGIEFVHKQQTAAASV, from the coding sequence ATGGCATCAGCTGTTACCATCAGTTCGGTTGGCGCTCAGGCTGGCCTGATCTCAAAGCCAAGGAATCATGGCTTCACAAGCTACAGTGGCCTGAAGGCAGCATCATCCGTTAGCTTTGAATCAGAGTCGTCATTCCTGGGTAGGAATGCATCTCTCCGGGCATCTGTTGCTCCAAGAATTGTACCAAAGGCGAAGTCTGGTTCTCAAATTTCTCCTGAGGCTTCGTACAAAGTGGCAGTGCTCGGTGCTGCTGGTGGTATTGGCCAACCATTGGGCCTTTTGATTAAGATGTCTCCTCTGGTCTCAGCGCTGCATCTGTATGATATTGCAAATGTTAAGGGAGTTGCTGCTGATCTCAGCCACTGCAACACACCTTCTCAAGTTCTGGACTTCACTGGGCCCTCGGAACTAGCCAACTGCTTGAAAGGTGTGGACGTTGTTGTCATCCCTGCTGGGGTCCCAAGGAAGCCAGGCATGACTCGCGATGACCTTTTTAACATCAACGCGAGCATTGTCAAGTCGCTTGTTGAGGCTGTTGCAGACAATTGTCCAGAGGCCTTCATCCATATTATCAGCAACCCAGTAAACTCCACGGTGCCAATTGCTGCCGAGGTTCTGAAACAAAAGGGTGTGTACAATCCCAAGAAGCTCTTTGGAGTTACCACCCTAGATGTTGTTAGAGCTAACACATTTGTAGCTCAGAAGAAGAACCTCAAGCTCATCGACGTTGATGTTCCAGTTGTCGGTGGTCATGCTGGGATCACAATTCTACCACTGCTGTCAAAGACCAGGCCATCTGTTACCTTCACAGATGAAGAAACTGAACAGCTGACAAAGAGGATACAGAATGCTGGAACAGAGGTGGTGGAGGCGAAAGCTGGTGCTGGCTCCGCTACCCTCTCCATGGCCTACGCTGCTGCCAGATTCGTCGAGTCATCTCTGCGTGCACTTGCTGGCGACCCTGATGTTTATGAGTGCACATTCGTTCAGTCTGAGTTAACCGAGCTGCCGTTCTTTGCATCCAGAGTTAAGCTTGGAAAGAACGGTGTCGAGTCCATCATTTCTGCTGACCTTGAGGGAGTGACCGAGTACGAGGCCAAGGCACTTGAGGCATTGAAGTCTGAGTTGAAGGCCAGTATCGAGAAGGGCATCGAGTTCGTCCACAAACAGCAGACAGCCGCGGCATCTGTTTGA